In endosymbiont of unidentified scaly snail isolate Monju, the following are encoded in one genomic region:
- a CDS encoding MotA/TolQ/ExbB proton channel family protein — MFELVKAGGLLMWPIIACSVIAMAIVGERLWALRTTRVIPENLVAQIWQLYKKGKLNTAFITTIRDGSPLGRVLAAGLINRQHTREVMKEAIEEEGRQVVHELERYLNTLGTISAITPLLGLLGTVIGMIKVFTAITTAGVGNPAVLAGGISEALITTAAGLSVAIPALIFHRYLSGRVDQLVIGMEAQAMKMIEVMQGERER, encoded by the coding sequence GTGTTCGAACTGGTAAAGGCCGGCGGTCTGCTGATGTGGCCCATCATCGCCTGCTCGGTGATCGCCATGGCGATCGTCGGCGAGCGGCTCTGGGCCTTGCGTACCACCCGGGTCATCCCCGAGAACCTGGTCGCACAGATCTGGCAGCTCTACAAGAAGGGCAAACTCAACACGGCGTTTATCACGACCATTCGTGACGGCTCGCCGCTGGGGCGGGTGCTCGCTGCCGGGCTGATCAACCGCCAGCACACGCGCGAGGTGATGAAGGAGGCCATCGAGGAAGAAGGTCGCCAGGTGGTGCATGAGCTGGAGCGCTATCTCAACACGCTGGGCACCATCTCCGCCATTACGCCCCTGCTGGGCCTGCTGGGCACCGTGATCGGCATGATCAAGGTCTTCACTGCCATCACCACCGCCGGGGTGGGCAATCCGGCAGTACTGGCCGGCGGCATCTCCGAGGCCCTGATCACCACCGCGGCCGGTCTCAGCGTGGCCATCCCGGCACTCATCTTCCACCGCTATCTCAGTGGCCGGGTGGATCAACTGGTGATCGGCATGGAGGCTCAGGCCATGAAGATGATCGAGGTCATGCAGGGCGAACGGGAGCGCTGA
- a CDS encoding ExbD/TolR family protein, with amino-acid sequence MNMRPRRPEPPRVDITPLIDVVFLMLIFFMVSTTFDKQSQLKVDLPSAEAVEQKSPQPDRIEVTIDARGHFYVNEQELVSHDAATLRRALEKIADGHLDIPVIVTGDRKAPLQAMVTVMDVAAQLGMSKLSVTASGSSDSKTRP; translated from the coding sequence ATGAACATGCGTCCTCGCCGTCCCGAGCCGCCGCGCGTCGACATCACGCCGCTGATCGACGTGGTGTTCCTGATGCTGATCTTCTTCATGGTCTCGACTACTTTCGACAAGCAGTCGCAACTGAAGGTGGATCTACCCTCGGCCGAGGCGGTGGAGCAGAAGTCTCCACAGCCGGACAGGATCGAGGTCACCATCGACGCCAGGGGACATTTCTACGTCAACGAGCAGGAACTGGTCTCGCACGATGCCGCGACCCTGCGGCGCGCCCTGGAGAAGATTGCCGACGGTCATCTCGACATCCCGGTGATCGTCACCGGCGACCGCAAGGCGCCCCTGCAGGCCATGGTCACCGTCATGGACGTGGCCGCCCAGCTCGGCATGAGCAAGCTGAGCGTAACCGCCAGCGGATCATCGGACAGCAAGACGCGACCCTGA
- the lpxK gene encoding tetraacyldisaccharide 4'-kinase, which yields MSRFLQHWIESQWQRTGALAVLGLSLALLFRLLVALRRAVWRLGLRRSYRAPCPVIVVGNLTVGGSGKTPLVLWLAQWLRGQGWRPGIVSRGYGGCARHWPQQVRPDSDPRVVGDEAVLLARQSTCPVCVGPDRGAAVEALLTHTDCDIVIADDGLQHYALARDIEIVVIDGQGGFGNGLMLPAGPLREPVSRLRSVDLVVSNGERRSGTHAMRMRPTGAVALNDERQVHPLEGWRGRRVRAIAGIGRPERFFDMLRRQGLRVEAVAFPDHHDFSVADLAFDDDLPLLMTEKDAVKCRRLIHRDDTWVVRIEAVPEAPFILRLERLLDELPARREQAHR from the coding sequence TTGTCCCGCTTCCTGCAACATTGGATCGAATCGCAATGGCAGCGCACCGGGGCGCTGGCGGTGCTCGGCCTTTCCCTTGCATTGCTGTTTCGTCTGCTGGTCGCGTTGCGACGTGCCGTCTGGCGCCTTGGCCTGCGGCGCAGCTACCGCGCGCCCTGTCCGGTGATCGTGGTCGGCAATCTCACCGTTGGCGGCAGTGGCAAGACCCCGCTGGTACTCTGGCTGGCACAGTGGCTGCGCGGGCAGGGCTGGCGTCCGGGCATTGTCTCGCGCGGCTATGGCGGCTGCGCCCGGCACTGGCCGCAGCAGGTCCGGCCCGACAGCGACCCCAGGGTGGTCGGTGACGAGGCCGTCCTGCTGGCACGCCAGAGCACCTGCCCGGTGTGCGTGGGGCCGGACCGGGGCGCGGCAGTGGAGGCATTGCTGACGCACACCGATTGCGACATCGTGATCGCCGACGACGGCTTGCAGCATTACGCCCTGGCACGTGACATCGAGATCGTGGTGATCGACGGGCAGGGCGGCTTCGGCAACGGCCTGATGCTGCCCGCCGGGCCGCTGCGCGAACCGGTCTCGCGCCTGCGTTCAGTGGACCTGGTGGTCAGCAACGGCGAACGCCGAAGCGGCACGCATGCGATGCGCATGCGTCCGACCGGGGCAGTGGCCCTGAACGACGAACGCCAGGTGCATCCGCTCGAGGGCTGGCGCGGACGCCGGGTGCGTGCCATTGCCGGCATCGGCCGGCCCGAGCGCTTTTTCGACATGTTGCGCCGCCAGGGGCTGCGGGTCGAGGCCGTGGCATTCCCCGATCACCACGACTTCAGCGTCGCCGATCTCGCCTTCGACGACGATCTGCCCTTGCTGATGACGGAGAAGGATGCCGTAAAATGCCGTCGTCTGATCCACCGCGACGATACCTGGGTGGTGCGTATCGAGGCGGTGCCGGAAGCGCCCTTCATCCTGCGTCTGGAACGGCTGCTCGACGAGTTGCCGGCGCGGCGCGAACAGGCGCACCGCTGA
- a CDS encoding Trm112 family protein: MDKKLLEILVCPLCKGKLVYRKEAAELICKVDRLAFPIRDDIPVMLLEEARELPADEEVEG; this comes from the coding sequence ATGGACAAGAAACTGCTGGAAATCCTGGTCTGCCCGCTGTGCAAGGGCAAGCTGGTCTATCGCAAGGAGGCGGCAGAACTGATCTGCAAGGTCGACCGCCTGGCCTTTCCGATCCGCGATGACATCCCGGTGATGCTGCTCGAGGAAGCACGCGAGCTGCCGGCCGACGAAGAGGTCGAAGGCTGA
- the kdsB gene encoding 3-deoxy-manno-octulosonate cytidylyltransferase, whose product MSMRYHVVIPARFASTRLPGKPLLEIAGQPMIRHVWKRAQQSAATRVVVATDDPRIAEAVHAFGGEVCLTAADHQSGTDRIAEVAGRMDWDEDTLVVNLQGDEPLMPPALLDRVAATLHVHPDAAMATLGVPLHADEVFDSNVVKLVTDRHGMALYFSRAPIPWKRGLFEQGEARPEGMYRHLGIYAYRAGFLQRYLEWSPAPIEQDEALEQLRVLWAGERIAVGIVDEPPPAGVDSREDYERVCAEFSRLR is encoded by the coding sequence CTGAGCATGCGCTACCACGTGGTGATCCCGGCGCGTTTCGCCTCGACGCGCCTGCCGGGCAAGCCCCTGCTGGAGATCGCCGGGCAACCGATGATCCGGCACGTCTGGAAGCGAGCGCAGCAGAGCGCCGCGACACGCGTGGTGGTGGCTACCGACGATCCACGTATTGCCGAGGCCGTCCACGCCTTCGGCGGCGAGGTCTGCCTGACTGCGGCGGACCACCAGAGCGGCACCGATCGCATCGCCGAGGTTGCCGGGCGCATGGATTGGGACGAGGACACCCTGGTGGTCAACCTGCAGGGCGATGAACCGCTGATGCCGCCGGCACTGCTCGATCGCGTGGCTGCCACCCTGCATGTCCATCCCGACGCGGCGATGGCCACCCTGGGTGTGCCCCTGCACGCCGATGAGGTGTTCGACAGCAATGTCGTCAAGCTGGTCACCGACCGGCACGGCATGGCGCTGTATTTCAGCCGCGCGCCCATACCCTGGAAGCGCGGCCTCTTCGAACAGGGCGAGGCGAGACCGGAAGGCATGTATCGCCACCTGGGGATCTACGCTTACCGAGCGGGTTTTCTGCAGCGTTACCTGGAATGGTCGCCTGCCCCCATCGAGCAGGACGAAGCCCTGGAGCAGCTGCGGGTGCTATGGGCGGGTGAGCGTATCGCGGTGGGCATCGTGGACGAGCCGCCACCGGCCGGCGTGGACAGCCGGGAGGACTACGAACGCGTCTGCGCCGAGTTCAGCCGCCTTCGCTGA
- a CDS encoding low molecular weight protein-tyrosine-phosphatase, translated as MSMVKVLFVCMGNICRSPTAHGVFRELVRREGLEDRIVIDSAGTHAYHVGNPPDRRAQATAVTRGIELSDLRARQVEDRDFEHFDYILAMDEDNLAILRSQCPPQHAHKVRLFLEFAPQRHEREVPDPYYGGVQGFEYVFDLVEEAAEGLLAHVRERVAERS; from the coding sequence ATGTCAATGGTAAAGGTTCTGTTCGTCTGCATGGGCAATATCTGCCGTTCCCCTACGGCTCACGGGGTCTTCCGCGAGCTGGTACGTCGCGAGGGACTGGAAGACCGTATCGTCATCGACTCGGCCGGCACCCATGCCTATCACGTGGGCAATCCCCCCGACCGGCGAGCCCAGGCCACCGCGGTAACTCGCGGCATCGAGCTGTCGGATCTGCGCGCGCGCCAGGTCGAGGACCGGGATTTCGAGCATTTCGACTACATCCTGGCGATGGATGAGGACAACCTCGCCATCCTGCGCTCGCAGTGCCCGCCACAACATGCCCACAAGGTCCGGCTGTTCCTGGAGTTCGCCCCGCAACGCCACGAACGCGAGGTGCCGGACCCCTACTATGGGGGAGTACAGGGCTTCGAGTACGTGTTCGACCTGGTGGAGGAAGCCGCCGAGGGCCTGCTGGCGCATGTGCGTGAAAGGGTAGCAGAAAGAAGCTGA
- the rne gene encoding ribonuclease E, with amino-acid sequence MKRMLINATQPEELRVAIVDGQKLYNLDIEVPGRELKKANIYKGRITRIEPSLEAAFVDYGAERHGFLPMKEIARSYFSEEAQASGRRPSIKEALKEALKEGQELIVQVEKEERGNKGAALTTFLSLAGRYLVLMPNNPRAGGVSRRIEGQERAELREAMSQLEIPEGMGLIVRTAGIGKQIEELQWDLDYLLQLWRAIEESAGKRPAPFLIYQESNVIIRSIRDHLRADIGEILIDDEETFSQARQFVRQVMPHNERKLKLYEDKVPLFSRYQIESQIESAFQREVRLPSGGSIVIDHTEALTSIDINSSRATKGADIEETALNTNLEAADEIARQLRLRDLGGLFVIDFIDMTPSRHQREVENRLREAMKEDRARVQIGRISRFGLLEMSRQRIRPSLGDSSAQVCPRCQGQGLIRSVDSLSLSILRIIEEEALKEGTGRVNAQLPVEVATYLLNEKRRQIADIEARHGVEVTLIPNKYMDTPHYEIERIRRQDMRQDDKPSWQNVAPEPQPELPPKAAPPTRSEEPAVKQITTPAAPAPTPAPRQEKEAPAEPSSGNNGGSLIKRIISSIFTPRSAPSEEPEAPTEEEKPPQRETRTRSERGGNRNGNGRSRSRGGRGRGRGGQSQARKGQVSDKAGEPAEANAPGAAPAGGEKPQEDSAGETPKRSSRRGRRGGRRRRGGGGTGSPDNTGAQKTDADTQSVVEPREQGDQKDKPASHSRQSRTPAAARETGKPAAPPAAERQDTKPAESGTAASPSPTSDAGKPAQGKDRPAAPKAESPAKVQVPQEKKPAAQKPDTPSEARAPAQEKPAAPKPEHHSVEAKASSARAEKAVAPKPAASGEAGAPAPRAEAPAAPAKPEKSARPETASSSDASPPPRKEENGGG; translated from the coding sequence ATGAAACGCATGCTGATCAACGCAACTCAGCCGGAAGAGTTGCGCGTAGCCATCGTGGATGGCCAGAAACTCTACAATCTCGATATCGAAGTCCCCGGCCGCGAACTCAAGAAGGCCAATATCTACAAGGGACGCATCACCCGCATCGAACCCAGCCTGGAGGCCGCCTTCGTCGACTACGGCGCCGAGCGCCATGGTTTCCTTCCGATGAAGGAGATCGCGCGCAGCTACTTCAGCGAGGAGGCGCAGGCCTCGGGCCGGCGCCCGAGCATCAAGGAGGCACTCAAGGAGGCACTCAAGGAGGGCCAGGAGCTCATCGTCCAGGTCGAAAAGGAAGAGCGCGGCAACAAGGGCGCGGCGCTCACCACCTTCCTCTCCCTGGCCGGTCGCTACCTTGTGCTGATGCCCAACAACCCGCGCGCCGGTGGCGTGTCGCGGCGCATCGAGGGCCAGGAACGCGCCGAGCTGCGTGAGGCCATGTCGCAGCTTGAGATCCCCGAAGGCATGGGCCTGATCGTGCGCACCGCCGGCATCGGCAAGCAGATCGAGGAACTGCAGTGGGACCTCGACTACCTGCTGCAGCTGTGGCGGGCCATCGAGGAATCGGCCGGCAAGCGCCCTGCCCCCTTCCTCATCTACCAGGAAAGCAACGTCATCATCCGCTCCATCCGCGATCACCTGCGCGCGGACATCGGCGAGATCCTGATCGACGACGAGGAGACCTTCAGCCAGGCGCGGCAATTCGTCCGCCAGGTGATGCCGCACAACGAGCGCAAGCTCAAGCTGTACGAGGACAAGGTCCCCTTGTTCTCGCGCTATCAGATCGAATCGCAGATCGAGTCGGCCTTCCAGCGCGAGGTGCGCCTGCCTTCCGGTGGCTCCATCGTCATCGACCACACCGAGGCGCTGACCTCCATCGACATCAACTCCTCGCGCGCCACCAAGGGCGCCGATATCGAGGAGACCGCGCTCAATACCAATCTCGAGGCGGCCGACGAGATCGCCCGTCAGCTGCGTCTGCGCGACCTGGGCGGTCTGTTCGTGATCGACTTCATCGACATGACCCCCTCGCGTCACCAGCGCGAGGTCGAGAACCGCCTGCGCGAGGCGATGAAGGAAGACCGCGCCCGGGTACAGATCGGCCGTATCTCACGCTTCGGCCTGCTGGAGATGTCGCGCCAACGCATCCGGCCCTCGCTGGGCGACTCGTCTGCCCAGGTGTGCCCGCGTTGCCAGGGCCAGGGCCTGATCCGCAGCGTCGATTCGCTGTCACTGTCCATCCTGCGCATCATCGAGGAAGAGGCCCTCAAGGAAGGCACCGGTCGTGTCAACGCCCAGTTGCCGGTCGAGGTCGCCACCTACCTGCTCAACGAGAAGCGTCGCCAGATCGCCGATATCGAGGCGCGCCACGGGGTCGAGGTGACCCTCATCCCCAACAAGTACATGGACACCCCTCATTACGAGATCGAGCGGATCCGCCGCCAGGACATGCGCCAGGACGACAAGCCGAGCTGGCAGAACGTGGCCCCCGAGCCACAGCCCGAGCTGCCGCCCAAGGCCGCGCCACCGACGCGCAGCGAAGAGCCGGCGGTCAAGCAGATTACTACTCCGGCGGCGCCTGCCCCCACCCCGGCTCCCCGGCAGGAAAAGGAAGCCCCGGCCGAACCGTCGTCCGGCAACAATGGCGGCAGCCTGATCAAGCGCATCATCAGTAGCATCTTTACCCCGCGCTCGGCCCCTTCGGAGGAGCCAGAGGCGCCGACCGAAGAAGAAAAGCCGCCCCAGCGCGAGACCCGCACCCGCAGCGAGCGCGGAGGCAACCGCAATGGCAACGGGCGCAGCCGCAGCCGCGGCGGTCGCGGCCGCGGACGCGGTGGACAGTCGCAGGCACGCAAGGGCCAGGTGTCAGATAAGGCCGGTGAACCCGCTGAAGCCAACGCCCCGGGAGCAGCGCCAGCTGGTGGTGAAAAGCCCCAGGAAGACAGCGCCGGCGAGACCCCGAAGCGCAGCTCGCGCCGTGGTCGGCGCGGCGGACGCCGGCGTCGCGGAGGCGGCGGTACGGGCAGCCCCGACAACACGGGTGCGCAGAAGACCGACGCTGACACCCAGTCGGTTGTTGAACCGCGTGAGCAGGGTGATCAGAAAGACAAGCCGGCATCGCACAGCCGGCAATCGCGTACACCTGCCGCCGCCCGGGAGACTGGCAAGCCCGCCGCACCGCCGGCAGCCGAGCGCCAGGACACGAAGCCCGCGGAATCTGGCACCGCAGCCTCGCCGTCACCGACAAGCGATGCGGGCAAGCCTGCACAAGGCAAAGACAGACCTGCCGCGCCCAAGGCGGAGTCCCCGGCCAAGGTGCAGGTTCCGCAAGAGAAAAAGCCTGCCGCGCAGAAGCCAGACACCCCGAGCGAGGCCAGGGCCCCGGCACAGGAAAAGCCTGCCGCACCCAAGCCGGAACACCACTCGGTCGAGGCCAAGGCCTCCTCCGCTCGTGCGGAAAAAGCCGTTGCACCGAAGCCGGCGGCTTCTGGCGAGGCCGGGGCGCCAGCACCGCGAGCGGAAGCGCCTGCCGCTCCCGCCAAGCCCGAAAAATCGGCCAGGCCGGAGACCGCGTCATCGAGTGATGCGTCACCGCCGCCACGCAAAGAAGAAAACGGCGGGGGCTGA
- a CDS encoding RluA family pseudouridine synthase has protein sequence MNDSDNSSRVRYLVVGEEADGQRIDNFLLNRLKGVPRSWVYRVLRRGEVRVNKGRVKPTRRLHIGDQVRIPPLRLAESAPIPGPGAGVRRRIEQAIVHEDDDLLVIDKPSGIAVHGGSGVSHGVIEILRALRPQARYLELAHRLDRDTSGLLLVAKRRSALVQLQKLQLAGRVEKRYLALLAGRWRQDHKTADAPLRKNTLRSGERVVRVDPAGKDAVTHFRVRQRLRGAMLVEARLETGRTHQIRVHASHLGTPILGDAKYGDANVEALAREADLKRLFLHAWRLDFPWEGKKGGYRLEAPLPTELQTVVDTLK, from the coding sequence TTGAACGACAGCGACAACAGTTCCAGGGTGCGATACCTGGTGGTCGGCGAAGAGGCCGACGGCCAGCGTATCGACAACTTTCTGCTCAACCGACTGAAGGGCGTGCCGCGCTCCTGGGTGTACCGGGTGCTGCGCCGTGGCGAAGTGCGGGTCAACAAGGGGCGGGTCAAGCCCACGCGACGGCTGCACATCGGCGACCAGGTGCGCATCCCGCCTCTGCGACTTGCAGAGTCAGCCCCCATCCCGGGGCCCGGCGCCGGTGTGCGTCGGCGGATCGAACAGGCCATCGTGCACGAGGACGACGATCTGCTGGTGATCGACAAGCCCTCGGGCATCGCGGTACATGGTGGCAGCGGGGTCTCGCACGGAGTGATCGAGATCCTGCGCGCCCTGCGTCCACAGGCACGCTACCTGGAACTGGCGCATCGGCTCGACCGCGATACCTCCGGCCTGCTGCTGGTCGCCAAGCGCCGTTCCGCCCTGGTGCAGTTGCAGAAACTCCAACTCGCCGGGCGGGTCGAAAAGCGCTACCTGGCCCTGTTGGCCGGGCGCTGGCGGCAAGACCACAAGACAGCCGATGCGCCGCTGCGCAAGAACACCCTGCGCAGCGGCGAGCGCGTGGTGCGCGTGGACCCGGCCGGCAAGGACGCAGTTACCCATTTCCGAGTGCGTCAGCGCCTGCGAGGCGCCATGCTGGTGGAAGCACGCCTGGAGACCGGGCGCACCCACCAGATCCGGGTACACGCCTCGCATCTGGGCACCCCTATCCTGGGCGATGCCAAGTACGGTGACGCGAATGTCGAGGCATTGGCTCGCGAGGCCGATCTCAAGCGCCTGTTCCTTCACGCATGGCGACTGGATTTTCCCTGGGAGGGAAAGAAGGGCGGCTACCGCCTGGAAGCGCCGCTGCCCACCGAACTGCAAACCGTGGTGGATACGTTGAAATGA
- a CDS encoding HAD-IA family hydrolase, with amino-acid sequence MRPYDLLVFDWDGTLMDSAHRIVTCMQRAARDAGHPVPGDAAVREIIGLGMREAVARLWPEAGAREIDDIIDAYRTHWLGDEIPASSLFPGAETVVRWTREAGYLLAVATGKSRRGLDKVLEETRLKDCFDITRCADEAHSKPHPQMLQDILTDLDMLPERALVIGDSEYDMLMAANARVDALGIAHGVHETDRLLASGALGVLDELGALPAWLDGIHEARESKG; translated from the coding sequence ATGAGACCCTATGACCTGCTGGTGTTCGACTGGGACGGCACCCTGATGGACTCGGCGCACCGCATCGTCACCTGCATGCAGCGGGCGGCGCGGGATGCCGGCCACCCGGTGCCCGGTGACGCCGCGGTGCGCGAGATCATTGGTCTGGGCATGCGCGAGGCGGTGGCCCGGCTGTGGCCGGAGGCCGGGGCGCGCGAGATCGACGACATCATCGATGCCTACCGCACCCACTGGCTGGGCGACGAGATCCCGGCCTCGTCCCTGTTCCCCGGGGCCGAAACGGTGGTTCGCTGGACACGCGAGGCCGGCTACCTGCTCGCGGTGGCGACCGGCAAGAGCCGGCGCGGACTGGATAAAGTGCTTGAAGAAACCCGTCTAAAAGATTGTTTCGACATAACGCGCTGCGCCGATGAGGCCCACTCCAAGCCGCATCCACAGATGCTCCAGGATATCCTCACCGACCTGGACATGCTGCCGGAACGGGCCCTGGTGATCGGCGACAGTGAATATGACATGCTGATGGCCGCCAACGCGCGGGTGGATGCCCTGGGCATTGCGCACGGGGTGCACGAGACCGACCGCCTGCTCGCGAGCGGGGCCCTGGGGGTGCTGGACGAGCTGGGTGCGCTGCCGGCGTGGCTGGATGGAATTCACGAAGCGAGGGAGTCGAAAGGGTGA
- a CDS encoding S49 family peptidase has translation MNEKEEHQVADAGWERELVENLATEALREKRRARRWGIFFKLLTFLYLGVILYLLNSGGDINLDQASGRDHVALVELEGVIGPDGPASADQVNKGLRKAFRDSHTKAVVLRINSPGGTPVQASLIYDEIRRLRKKHEDIPLYVVVGDMCASGGYFVAAAADKIFVNRSSIVGSIGVLMDGFGFTGALDKLGVERRLLTAGEHKGMLDPFSPLEPFDEAHARKMLSEIHAHFIEAVKEGRGDRLADDDTLFSGLFWTGQRAIDLGLADELGDLGHVARDVVGIEKVVDFTAKDDPLQRLADRIGVAGAEALAKLAGWWPGIR, from the coding sequence GTGAACGAAAAGGAAGAACATCAGGTGGCCGATGCCGGCTGGGAACGTGAACTGGTGGAGAATCTGGCCACCGAGGCCCTGCGAGAGAAACGTCGCGCGCGTCGCTGGGGCATCTTCTTCAAGCTGCTGACCTTTCTCTACCTCGGGGTGATCCTTTACCTGCTCAACAGTGGCGGCGACATCAATCTCGACCAGGCCAGCGGCAGGGATCATGTCGCCCTGGTCGAACTCGAGGGGGTGATCGGTCCCGATGGCCCGGCCAGCGCCGACCAGGTCAACAAGGGCCTGCGCAAGGCCTTCCGTGACAGCCATACCAAGGCCGTGGTGCTGCGCATCAACAGCCCGGGCGGCACCCCGGTGCAGGCCAGCCTGATCTACGACGAGATCCGCCGCCTGCGCAAAAAGCACGAGGACATCCCGCTCTACGTGGTGGTCGGTGACATGTGCGCTTCGGGCGGTTATTTCGTGGCCGCCGCGGCGGACAAGATCTTCGTCAACCGCTCCAGCATCGTCGGTTCCATCGGCGTACTGATGGACGGTTTCGGCTTCACCGGCGCCCTCGACAAGCTGGGTGTCGAGCGTCGCCTGCTCACCGCCGGTGAGCACAAGGGCATGCTCGACCCCTTCAGCCCACTCGAACCCTTCGACGAGGCACATGCGCGAAAGATGCTCTCCGAAATCCACGCGCACTTCATCGAGGCCGTGAAGGAAGGGCGCGGCGATCGCCTGGCCGACGACGACACCCTGTTCAGCGGCCTGTTCTGGACCGGGCAGCGCGCCATCGACCTGGGGCTGGCCGACGAACTGGGCGACCTGGGCCACGTCGCACGTGACGTGGTGGGCATCGAGAAGGTCGTCGATTTCACCGCCAAGGACGACCCCCTGCAACGTCTGGCCGATCGCATCGGCGTGGCCGGTGCCGAGGCGCTGGCAAAACTCGCGGGCTGGTGGCCGGGAATACGCTGA
- a CDS encoding haloacid dehalogenase type II — MPPTLAFDVYGTLIDTHGLIPLLGEMAGEETAPVLSRIWREKQLEYSFRRALARDYVTFATCTRQALDYACATLGVRLTPAERDSLLERYRTLPAFPEVPGALARLQDSGARLYAFSNGTREAVEQLLRAAGIRDAFLDVVSVDAVSSFKPDPAVYAHFLAQAGARADRTWLVSGNPFDVLGADHAGWHTVWVQRDAAQVFDPWGHEPEQVVSDLNGLTRLATTWG; from the coding sequence ATGCCCCCGACACTGGCCTTCGATGTCTATGGCACCCTGATCGACACCCACGGCCTGATCCCCCTGCTGGGGGAGATGGCCGGTGAGGAGACCGCCCCGGTGCTGTCCCGCATCTGGCGGGAAAAGCAACTCGAGTACAGTTTTCGCCGCGCCCTGGCGCGCGACTACGTGACCTTCGCCACCTGCACCCGCCAGGCCCTCGATTACGCCTGTGCCACGCTCGGGGTAAGGCTGACGCCCGCCGAGCGCGACTCCCTGCTCGAGCGTTATCGTACCCTGCCGGCCTTTCCCGAGGTTCCGGGTGCGCTCGCGCGCCTGCAGGACAGCGGTGCACGCCTGTACGCCTTTTCCAACGGCACCCGCGAGGCGGTCGAACAACTGTTGCGCGCTGCCGGCATCCGCGATGCCTTTCTCGATGTGGTCAGCGTGGATGCGGTGTCTTCCTTCAAACCCGATCCTGCCGTCTATGCGCATTTCCTGGCACAGGCCGGCGCGCGCGCCGATCGCACCTGGCTCGTTTCCGGCAATCCCTTCGACGTACTGGGCGCCGACCATGCCGGCTGGCACACGGTGTGGGTACAGCGCGATGCCGCGCAGGTCTTCGATCCCTGGGGACACGAACCGGAGCAGGTGGTGAGCGACCTGAACGGACTGACCCGGCTCGCCACGACCTGGGGCTGA